The Syngnathus typhle isolate RoL2023-S1 ecotype Sweden linkage group LG16, RoL_Styp_1.0, whole genome shotgun sequence genome includes a region encoding these proteins:
- the LOC133169622 gene encoding growth/differentiation factor 5-like: MAFTSVAVIALMCSSVMMAIVSRPEQEDPLPQDFTRCHGETLQSIRKELLTALNLETEPLLPMGRRKQWNPTAERLKRVVAAMAVSPGSFPDDGHDASACCGETLEVSMTDLGWDNWMIYPEQVTWMHCAPCGHSASCRPQPQRDDLQVQAPSCQPTTQKKVPVVYMDEWNTIVITSMALTSRCGCLGTIQPPQE; encoded by the exons ATGGCCTTCACCTCCGTCGCTGTGATAGCACTGATGTGCTCCTCCGTGATGATGGCAATTGTCTCGCGGCCCGAGCAAGAAGATCCGCTGCCGCAAGACTTCACCAG GTGCCATGGTGAGACCCTGCAGTCCATCCGAAAGGAGCTCTTGACTGCCCTCAACCTGGAGACCGAACCACTGTTGCCCATGGGCAGAAGGAAGCAGTGGAACCCAACTGCTGAGCGACTCAAGAGGGTTGTGGCAGCAATGGCAG TCTCTCCCGGCTCCTTTCCTGATGATGGCCACGATGCCTCAGCATGCTGTGGCGAGACCTTAGAGGTTTCCAtgacag ATCTCGGCTGGGACAATTGGATGATCTATCCTGAGCAGGTCACCTGGATGCACTGCGCCCCCTGCGGCCACAGCGCGTCGTGCAGGCCCCAGCCCCAACGTGATGACTTGCAG GTCCAGGCGCCATCTTGCCAGCCCACCACCCAGAAAAAAGTGCCTGTCGTCTACATGGATGAGTGGAACACCATTGTCATCACCTCCATGGCCCTGACCAGCCGCTGTGGCTGCTTGGGCACCATTCAGCCTCCCCAGGAGTAA
- the serpina10b gene encoding protein Z-dependent protease inhibitor, with amino-acid sequence MDGKVLQHSQTQIIFPYKVKMGFVFILMCLFAPAQQAPVPYSSILNLSFKNVEFAMDLYRKISTYHDKNIIFSPLSISTSFAALSMAANGDTYEEILKGLKLKNLEQDDQPDLIPKLFQMLHGNISQNGTTKLDQSTSLFVRQHFIIEKTFEEQMKSYFYADIKNVDFEETNTSVSLINDHIKDKTRGKVTEMLSRIDPMTELMMINTFYFQGGWKIPFNSNYTRNAPFYVDNYNILQVPMMFNEDKFETMVDTHLGASVLKLPYLEGVAMLILLPNKGVDYNTIDDEITAKRMLGWIKKLQKTKLEINIPKFKMEESYALQDILPEMGFTNLFSGSANLTKLSNDKGLKVSEVLHKAVIEVDEMGTTAAAATTTGIIPYSLPRTFIVDRPFFFFIYHEDTKSLLFMGRVIDPTKN; translated from the exons ATGGATG GTAAAGTTCTGCAACATTCCCAGACACAAATAATATTTCCTTACAAGGTGAAGATGGGTTTTGTTTTCATCCTAATGTGTCTCTTCGCTCCGGCGCAACAAGCACCGGTTCCCTACTCCAGCATTTTGAATCTCTCCTTCAAAAATGTCGAGTTTGCGATGGACCTTTACCGCAAGATATCCACTTACCACGACAAGAACATCATCTTCTCCCCTCTGAGTATTTCCACCAGTTTTGCTGCCCTCTCCATGGCCGCTAATGGCGATACGTATGAGGAGATATTAAAAGGACTCAAACTGAAGAATCTGGAGCAAGATGATCAGCCAGATCTTATTCCAAAATTGTTCCAGATGCTCCACGGGAACATCTCGCAAAATGGAACCACCAAACTGGACCAAAGCACGTCCCTTTTCGTCCGCCAGCACTTCATCATCGAGAAGACCTTTGAGGAACAGATGAAGTCCTATTTTTACGCAGACATCAAGAATGTCGACTTTGAAGAAACAAATACAAGCGTCAGTCTCATTAACGACCATATAAAAGACAAGACGAGAGGCAAAGTGACAGAAATGCTCTCCAGAATCGATCCGATGACAGAGCTTATGATGATCAACACGTTTTACTTCCAAG GTGGGTGGAAGATTCCATTCAACTCCAACTACACACGCAATGCACCCTTTTACGTTGACAACTACAATATTCTACAAGTGCCGATGATGTTCAATGAGGACAAATTCGAAACAATGGTAGATACGCATCTTGGTGCAAGTGTACTGAAACTGCCCTACCTGGAAGGCGTGGCCATGCTCATCCTGCTGCCGAACAAAGGAGTGGATTATAATACTATCGACGATGAGATCACTGCAAAGAGAATGCTTGGTTGGATCAAAAAACTGCAGAAGAC TAAATTGGAGATCAACATCCCGAAATTTAAGATGGAGGAATCGTACGCTTTGCAGGACATCCTCCCGGAGATGGGTTTCACCAATCTCTTCAGTGGTTCTGCCAATTTGACAAAGCTGAGCAATGACAAAGGCCTTAAGGTTTCAGAG GTGCTACATAAAGCAGTTATTGAGGTGGATGAGATGGGGACCACCGCGGCGGCTGCCACAACAACTGGCATTATTCCCTACTCGTTACCCCGGACCTTCATTGTCGaccgtccgtttttcttcttcatATACCATGAAGACACAAAATCCCTGTTATTCATGGGCAGGGTGATTGACCCCACCAAAAACTAG
- the atxn3 gene encoding ataxin-3 isoform X2, with the protein MDAIFHEKQEGSLCAQHCLNNLLQGEYFTPVDLSSIAHQLDEEERMRMAEGGMGSDEYRTFLQQPSGNMDDSGFFSIQVISNALRVLGLDLILFNSREYQSLMINPINEKAFICNYKEHWFTIRKLGQQWFNLNSLLTGPELISDTYLALFLAQLQQEGYSIFVVRGNLPECEAEQILGIMRVQQQQRPKLIGEAQAQMSARGSATLGQTDMNVGVESEVVDEDEELRTALALSRQNIDVEDEEADLRRAIQLSMQGATSDSGGGHARVDSRPAEELRVHNETLTADELRMRRQAYFDQQQPTRQSNIPQQASTTSIENSCTEADQQQKPSL; encoded by the exons ATGGATGCCATATTTCACGAGAAA CAAGAGGGCTCTCTCTGTGCCCAGCACTGCCTCAACAACTTGCTGCAGGGTGAGTACTTCACCCCCGTGGATCTCTCCTCTATTGCACATCAGCTGGACGAAGAGGAGAGGATGAGGATGGCAGAGGGAGGAATGGGTAGTGATGAGTACAGGACCTTTTTACAG CAACCATCTGGTAACATGGATGACAGTGGGTTCTTTTCAATACAA GTTATTAGCAATGCTCTTAGAGTTTTGGGACTGGACCTTATCCTCTTCAACAGCCGGGAATACCAGAGCCTGATGATAAATCCCAT AAATGAAAAAGCCTTTATATGCAATTACAAGGAGCACTGGTTTACTATTCGAAAACTCGGACAACAG TGGTTTAACTTGAATTCCCTTTTGACTGGACCAGAGTTGATCTCGGACACATATTTAGCCCTTTTTCTTGCACAGCTGCAGCAAGAAG GTTATTCCATATTTGTGGTCCGAGGAAATCTCCCAGAATGTGAGGCAGAGCAGATTCTTGGGATCATGAGAGTGCAACAACAGCAACGGCCAAAACTTATTGGCGAGGCCCAAGCTCAGATGAGCGCACG CGGGTCGGCAACACTGGGCCAGACGGACATGAACGTTGGTGTGGAGAGTGAAGTTGTGGATGAAGATGAGGAGTTAAGGACAGCTCTCGCACTCAGCAGACAAAACATTGACGTAGAAGATGAGGAAGCGGATCTCCGCAGAGCCATTCAGCTCAGCATGCAAG GGGCTACTTCAGATTCTGGTGGTGGACATGCGAGAGTGGACAGCAGGCCTGCAGAAGAACTACGAGTCCACAATGAGACACTCACAGCTGATGAGCTGAGGATGAGGCGGCAGGCCTACTTTGACCA GCAACAGCCCACTCGCCAGTCGAACATTCCTCAACAAGCTAGCACAACATCAATAG AGAACAGCTGCACGGAAGCGGACCAACAACAAAAGCCTAGTCTGTGA
- the LOC133168890 gene encoding ubiquitin thioesterase OTUB2-like isoform X1, whose translation MEAGTLVSDREDVSVLFEQQKHSRKCQELSGLFSSVRRVRGDGNCFYRAFCFAYLESLMHDVKALQRFKEKIITTSEHLSSAGFDQSSFQLHLNTVLNVIEHCEGSECDEMLFRFFNDRMTSDSVVQYLRLLTSAHLQNHADDFCNFVEAPSLQVYCHQEVEAMGMECDHVDILALTQALDICIHIVSMDGEDGQLVHHVIPDGAEPSMHLLHHVSHFSILGPRPPP comes from the exons ATGGAGGCTGGCACCCTGGTGTCTGACAGAGAAGATGTCTCCGTGCTCTtcgaacaacaaaaacattccagAAAATGTCAA GAATTGAGCGGCTTGTTCTCCTCCGTGAGGAGAGTGCGAGGCGATGGAAATTGTTTTTACAGAGCCTTTTGTTTCGCCTATCTAGAGTCACTTATGCACGATGTTAAGGCTTTGCAAAg ATTCAAGGAGAAAATCATCACGACCAGCGAACACCTCTCCTCTGCAGGATTTGACCAGAGTTCCTTCCAGCTCCACTTGAACACA GTCCTCAACGTCATCGAGCACTGCGAGGGCAGCGAATGTGATGAAATGTTGTTCAGGTTCTTCAACGACCGCATGACCTCAGACAGTGTGGTGCAGTACCTGCGCCTGCTCACCTCTGCACACCTGCAGAACCACGCAGATGACTTCTGTAACTTTGTAGAAGCACCCAGTCTGCAGGTCTACTGTCATCAA GAAGTAGAAGCCATGGGGATGGAGTGTGACCATGTGGACATCCTGGCTCTGACTCAGGCGCTGGATATCTGCATCCATATTGTCTCAATGGACGGCGAAGATGGGCAGTTGGTGCACCACGTTATCCCTGATGGGGCCGAGCCCTCCATGCACCTCCTCCACCACGTATCCCACTTTAGCATTCTGGGCCCACGACCGCCACCCTGA
- the LOC133168890 gene encoding ubiquitin thioesterase OTUB2-like isoform X2 yields MEAGTLVSDREDVSVLFEQQKHSRKCQELSGLFSSVRRVRGDGNCFYRAFCFAYLESLMHDVKALQRFKEKIITTSEHLSSAGFDQSSFQLHLNTVLNVIEHCEGSECDEMLFRFFNDRMTSDSVVQYLRLLTSAHLQNHADDFCNFVEAPSLQEVEAMGMECDHVDILALTQALDICIHIVSMDGEDGQLVHHVIPDGAEPSMHLLHHVSHFSILGPRPPP; encoded by the exons ATGGAGGCTGGCACCCTGGTGTCTGACAGAGAAGATGTCTCCGTGCTCTtcgaacaacaaaaacattccagAAAATGTCAA GAATTGAGCGGCTTGTTCTCCTCCGTGAGGAGAGTGCGAGGCGATGGAAATTGTTTTTACAGAGCCTTTTGTTTCGCCTATCTAGAGTCACTTATGCACGATGTTAAGGCTTTGCAAAg ATTCAAGGAGAAAATCATCACGACCAGCGAACACCTCTCCTCTGCAGGATTTGACCAGAGTTCCTTCCAGCTCCACTTGAACACA GTCCTCAACGTCATCGAGCACTGCGAGGGCAGCGAATGTGATGAAATGTTGTTCAGGTTCTTCAACGACCGCATGACCTCAGACAGTGTGGTGCAGTACCTGCGCCTGCTCACCTCTGCACACCTGCAGAACCACGCAGATGACTTCTGTAACTTTGTAGAAGCACCCAGTCTGCAG GAAGTAGAAGCCATGGGGATGGAGTGTGACCATGTGGACATCCTGGCTCTGACTCAGGCGCTGGATATCTGCATCCATATTGTCTCAATGGACGGCGAAGATGGGCAGTTGGTGCACCACGTTATCCCTGATGGGGCCGAGCCCTCCATGCACCTCCTCCACCACGTATCCCACTTTAGCATTCTGGGCCCACGACCGCCACCCTGA
- the ddx24 gene encoding ATP-dependent RNA helicase DDX24, with product MSTNKTKKKRKIFARPKPKNRSIQMTGKWKAVDLDPELCSEEGMLDDLVCFEELTNYRVVDIKKLSAATENEPEDGKKKGKKRKSREVEEVIEKGAVDSKESEKSVAPAKKKKKKNFLRNESIQNETMQEDAGEEEEQRTDQEDPSEAAPATTNLDQPKLKVKTKLKKKKKQQRQNDGHPNTAQNKEQKPKKQQNNWSKAALSGSEGKNVNMSAWKDLFVPPLVLKALSSLGFASPTPIQALVLPPAIRDRLDILGAAETGSGKTLAFGIPMIHNILKWKEHVENDKDDGVDPDKAHGSLTECPEADPEERGEEEGSISGKADEEEGSISGQGDKGESAEGDHEDNRDSDDGDQGQDGKLGCVKVIDDVEFDADTNAGKKNQARPLLGLVLTPTRELAVQVKHHIDAVAKFTGIKTAIIVGGMAQQKQRRLLNHRPEIIIATPGRLWDLIKERHPHLLNLKQLKSLVIDEADRMVERGHFAELDSLLEMLNTTQLNPKRQNFVFSATLTMIHNLPMRVLQKKKKEQLTDKVALLMAKVGINSKPKVVDLTRKQATAETLTETQIHCQKEDKDFFLYYFLLQYPGRTMVFANSIECIKRLNSLLNILSCTPLPLHANMHQKQRLKNLERFAEKESCVLLTTDVAARGLDIPNVQNVIHYQVPRTSETYVHRSGRTARATNEGLSLLLIGPDDVMNFRKIYKNLEKDEELPRFPVELHFMEAIKERVNLARKIEKVEFHNSRQKHHNSWFKQAAEAMEIDLDEDLLLGNGRDEDDRGQQKMVKAMKKHLKQLLSQPVFKNLTKTKYPTQMGRLSLANLPVRGEQSALMSVLAQKNEKTGPPQHQKRKEKKRQH from the exons ATGAGCACAAATAAGACAAAAAAGAAGCGAAAGATCTTCGCGCGACCCAAGCCGAAAAATCGGAGCATTCAAATGACTGGCAAATGGAAGGCGGTGGATTTAGATCCCGAACTTTGTTCCGAAGAGGGCATGCTGGACGATCTGGTTTGTTTTGAAGAACTGACAAATTACCGCGTGGTGGATATCAAGAAGCTTTCAGCTGCGACAGAGAATGAACCCgaagatggaaagaaaaaaggaaagaaaagaaagtcaaGGGAAGTTGAAGAGGTGATCGAAAAAGGAGCCGTAGACAGCAAAGAATCAGAAAAGTCTGTCGCACCcgccaagaaaaagaaaaaaaagaactttttaAGAAACGAATCCATTCAAAATGAGACAATGCAGGAGGATGCAGGTGAGGAAGAAGAACAGAGAACCGATCAAGAGGATCCATCTGAAGCTGCACCAGCCACTACTAACTTAGATCAACCAAAACTTAAGGTAAAgactaaattaaaaaagaaaaagaagcagcAAAGACAAAATGATGGACATCCCAACACCGCTCAGAATAAAGAGCAAAAGCCCAAAAAACAACAGAATAACTGGAGCAAGGCTGCCCTTTCTGGTTCTGAAGGGAAAAACGTTAATATGAGTGCATGGAAAGACCTGTTCGTACCACCTCTTGTACTGAAGGCCCTCAGCAGCCTTGGTTTCGCATCACCGACCCCAATTCAAGCCCTGGTGCTCCCTCCAGCCATCCGAGATCGTTTGGATATTTTAGGAGCGGCCGAGACGG GAAGTGGTAAAACATTAGCATTTGGCATTCCCATGATCCATAACATCCTGAAGTGGAAGGAACATGTTGAAAATGACAAGGACGATGGCGTGGATCCAGACAAAGCACATGGGAGTTTGACAGAGTGCCCTGAAGCTGATCCTGAGGAGCGGGGCGAGGAAGAAGGAAGTATCAGCGGGAAGGCTGACGAGGAAGAAGGAAGTATCAGCGGGCAGGGTGACAAAGGAGAATCTGCGGAAGGTGACCATGAGGACAACCGTGATTCTGACGATGGCGATCAAGGTCAGGATGGAAAGCTTGGTTGCGTGAAGGTCATCGACGATGTTGAGTTTGACGCCGACACCAATGCGGGGAAGAAGAACCAGGCTCGACCTCTGCTGGGATTGGTCCTCACCCCAACCAGGGAGTTGGCAGTCCAAGTCAAACACCACATAGACGCTGTGGCCAAGTTTACTG GCATCAAGACAGCCATCATAGTGGGTGGGATGGCGCAACAGAAGCAGAGAAGGCTGTTGAATCACAGGCCAGAAATCATCATCGCCACTCCTGGACGTCTGTGGGACTTGATCAAAGAGAGGCATCCACACCTTCTCAACCTCAAACAGCTCAA GAGCTTAGTGATCGACGAAGCCGACCGCATGGTAGAACGAGGCCACTTTGCCGAGCTGGATTCTCTCCTGGAGATGCTGAACACCACTCAACTCAATCCTAAGAGGCAAAACTTTGTGTTTTCCGCCACGCTGACCATGATCCACAACCTACCTATGCGTGTgctgcagaagaagaagaaggagcagCTGACCGACAAGGTGGCGCTCCTCATGGCCAAAGTAGGGATCAATTCCAAGCCCAAAGTCGTCGACCTGACCAGGAAGCAGGCCACTGCGGAGACCTTGACCGAGACGCAGATTCACTGCCAGAAAGAGGACAAGGACTTTTTCCTCTACTATTTCCTGCTGCAGTATCCCGGACGCACCATGGTGTTTGCCAACAGCATCGAATGTATCAAGCGACTCAACTCGCTGCTGAATATTCTGTCCTGCACGCCACTGCCGCTGCACGCCAACATGCATCAGAAGCAGCGGCTGAAAAACCTGGAGAGGTTTGCCGAGAAGGAGAG TTGTGTGTTGCTGACGACTGACGTAGCAGCAAGAGGACTGGATATCCCCAATGTGCAGAATGTCATTCACTACCAG GTTCCTCGCACATCCGAAACATACGTCCATCGCAGTGGCCGGACAGCCAGAGCTACAAACGAGGGTCTAAGTTTGCTTCTCATCGGCCCTGACGACGTGATGAACTTCAGAAAGATTTACAAGAACCTCGAAAAGGATGAGGAGCTGCCCAGGTTTCCTGTAGAGCTCCACTTTATGGAGGCAATCAAG GAACGTGTCAACCTGGCCAGAAAGATAGAAAAGGTTGAGTTCCACAACAGCAGGCAAAAACATCACAACTCCTGGTTCAAGCAAGCAGCAGAAGCTATGGAGATCGATCTTGACGAAGATCTCTTGCTAG GCAACGGGAGGGATGAGGATGATCGGGGGCAACAGAAGATGGTGAAAGCGATGAAGAAACACTTGAAGCAGCTTCTCTCTCAGCCTGTGTTCAAGAATTTGACAAAGACCAAGTACCCCACTCAGATGGGACGCCTGTCCCTGGCTAATCTGCCCGTCAGAGGGGAGCAAAGTGCCCTCATGAGTGTGTTGGCACAGAAGAATGAAAAAACTGGTCCGCCGcagcaccaaaaaagaaaggagaaaaaacGCCAGCATTGA
- the atxn3 gene encoding ataxin-3 isoform X1: MSVVTSGVRVECLTGRAMDAIFHEKQEGSLCAQHCLNNLLQGEYFTPVDLSSIAHQLDEEERMRMAEGGMGSDEYRTFLQQPSGNMDDSGFFSIQVISNALRVLGLDLILFNSREYQSLMINPINEKAFICNYKEHWFTIRKLGQQWFNLNSLLTGPELISDTYLALFLAQLQQEGYSIFVVRGNLPECEAEQILGIMRVQQQQRPKLIGEAQAQMSARGSATLGQTDMNVGVESEVVDEDEELRTALALSRQNIDVEDEEADLRRAIQLSMQGATSDSGGGHARVDSRPAEELRVHNETLTADELRMRRQAYFDQQQPTRQSNIPQQASTTSIENSCTEADQQQKPSL; the protein is encoded by the exons ATGTCTGTTGTGACGAGCGGGGTCAGAGTTGAATGTTTGACAGGGAGAGccat GGATGCCATATTTCACGAGAAA CAAGAGGGCTCTCTCTGTGCCCAGCACTGCCTCAACAACTTGCTGCAGGGTGAGTACTTCACCCCCGTGGATCTCTCCTCTATTGCACATCAGCTGGACGAAGAGGAGAGGATGAGGATGGCAGAGGGAGGAATGGGTAGTGATGAGTACAGGACCTTTTTACAG CAACCATCTGGTAACATGGATGACAGTGGGTTCTTTTCAATACAA GTTATTAGCAATGCTCTTAGAGTTTTGGGACTGGACCTTATCCTCTTCAACAGCCGGGAATACCAGAGCCTGATGATAAATCCCAT AAATGAAAAAGCCTTTATATGCAATTACAAGGAGCACTGGTTTACTATTCGAAAACTCGGACAACAG TGGTTTAACTTGAATTCCCTTTTGACTGGACCAGAGTTGATCTCGGACACATATTTAGCCCTTTTTCTTGCACAGCTGCAGCAAGAAG GTTATTCCATATTTGTGGTCCGAGGAAATCTCCCAGAATGTGAGGCAGAGCAGATTCTTGGGATCATGAGAGTGCAACAACAGCAACGGCCAAAACTTATTGGCGAGGCCCAAGCTCAGATGAGCGCACG CGGGTCGGCAACACTGGGCCAGACGGACATGAACGTTGGTGTGGAGAGTGAAGTTGTGGATGAAGATGAGGAGTTAAGGACAGCTCTCGCACTCAGCAGACAAAACATTGACGTAGAAGATGAGGAAGCGGATCTCCGCAGAGCCATTCAGCTCAGCATGCAAG GGGCTACTTCAGATTCTGGTGGTGGACATGCGAGAGTGGACAGCAGGCCTGCAGAAGAACTACGAGTCCACAATGAGACACTCACAGCTGATGAGCTGAGGATGAGGCGGCAGGCCTACTTTGACCA GCAACAGCCCACTCGCCAGTCGAACATTCCTCAACAAGCTAGCACAACATCAATAG AGAACAGCTGCACGGAAGCGGACCAACAACAAAAGCCTAGTCTGTGA